From Enterococcus wangshanyuanii, the proteins below share one genomic window:
- a CDS encoding GRP family sugar transporter encodes MNILIALIPMFAWGSIGLVSGKIGGSANQQTLGMTIGALIFSLGVYFVVQPAITGQMILIGILSGLFWSVGQNQQFHGMKYLGVSVGLPVSTGMQLIVNTIAGAVFFHEWHGSRDCFLGFIALALLVLGAYLTARQDDESSVKTTNSMLDFNKGFRALIASTVGYGAYTIIINAFGLDPMGIILPQSIGMLIGASFFAFKKIKVDRYVWFNMSCGLLWGLGNICMLLTMRQIGLAISFSLSQMGIIISTLGGIFILGESKTKKEMRYVFFGCLLVIVGGILLGYMKA; translated from the coding sequence ATGAATATTTTGATTGCGTTGATTCCAATGTTTGCCTGGGGCAGTATTGGTTTAGTCAGTGGAAAGATCGGTGGCAGTGCGAATCAGCAAACGCTTGGGATGACGATTGGAGCGTTGATCTTTTCATTAGGTGTCTATTTTGTGGTTCAGCCGGCTATTACAGGTCAAATGATCCTCATTGGTATTTTATCTGGTTTGTTTTGGAGCGTTGGACAAAATCAGCAATTTCATGGAATGAAATATTTAGGAGTATCTGTTGGATTACCTGTTTCTACAGGCATGCAACTGATCGTCAATACGATTGCCGGAGCAGTCTTTTTTCATGAGTGGCACGGGAGTAGAGACTGTTTCTTAGGTTTTATTGCGTTGGCTTTGTTGGTGTTAGGTGCGTATTTGACTGCTCGTCAGGACGATGAAAGCTCGGTCAAGACCACAAATTCTATGCTTGATTTTAACAAAGGTTTTCGTGCATTGATTGCTTCAACAGTAGGGTATGGTGCCTATACGATCATTATCAATGCGTTTGGACTCGATCCAATGGGCATTATTTTACCGCAAAGTATTGGTATGTTGATTGGTGCTAGTTTCTTTGCATTCAAGAAAATCAAGGTGGATCGCTATGTTTGGTTCAATATGAGCTGCGGGCTTTTATGGGGTCTAGGGAATATTTGTATGCTTCTGACGATGCGCCAGATTGGTTTAGCTATCAGTTTCTCTCTTTCTCAAATGGGCATTATCATTTCAACATTAGGCGGTATTTTCATTCTTGGTGAAAGCAAAACTAAGAAGGAAATGAGATATGTGTTTTTTGGTTGCTTATTAGTGATCGTCGGTGGTATTCTTTTAGGGTATATGAAAGCGTAA